The stretch of DNA GCAACTGCAGCGCGGCGATGGTGAGCACCATGGTGCCGATGGCGCCATCCAGCACGCGCCACGCCATGGCGCGTTTGAAGAGCGGCGCGAGCAGCCGCGCCCCAAACCCGAGCGCGATGAACCAGACAAAGCTGACCGCGATCGCGCCCAGGGCGAACGCCATGCGTGCGCCTTGCGGCTCGCGCGCGCCCGCCGTACCGATCAGCAGAAACGTATCCAGATAAACATGCGGATTGAGCCAAGTGAAGGCGAGGGTCATCAGGACCACGGGCAGCGCCCGTTGCGCGGACGGGTTCGGCCCCGGCACGGCGGCCTGGGCCTCAAGCCCTGCGTGCTGGGGACGTAGCGCCCGCCGCAGCGCATTGAAACCAAACCACGCCAGATACGCCAGCCCGACATACAGCACGGTGTGCACGAAGACCGGATACCGCTCCACCAGCACCGCCGCGCCTCCCACCCCCGCACCAATGAGCAGTGCATCCGATAGCGCGCACAGTGCGACGATCTTGCCCACATGCGAGCGCAAGATGCCTTGCCGCAGCACGAAGGCGTTTTGCGCGCCAATCGTCGCAATGAGCGAGGCGCATAACAGCACCCCATGAGAAAAAGCCAGCCACTGCGCCTCTTGCATACCGTTTCCGTGGTTGTAGATGTTGAAGTCGAAGTTGAATAACGCTAGTCTGCGTGGCGGCCTTACATAAGAAAAGCTAATTGATCTAATCTGGATTAAGGATTTTTAATGCTCGACTATGCCTTGCTGGAAGCGCTGGCCGCCGTGGTGCGCCAGGGTTCGTTCGAGCGCGCTGCGGCGGGATTGAATGTCACGCCATCGGCGGTCTCGCAACGCATCAAGCTGCTGGAAGAGCGGCTGGGCAGCGTGCTGGTCAAACGTGGCCAGCCGTGCGTGGCGACCGCTTCCGGTGCGCTGTTATGCCGTCATACCGAACGGGTGCAACTGCTTGAGGCCGATCTTGGCGGGCAGTTGCCCACTTGGCCCGGTGAGCGTTCTGGCCAGCGTCCCACCTTGCGCGTGGCCGTGAATGACGATAGCGCCGCCACCTGGTTTGTCGACGCGGTCGCGCCGTTTTGCGTCGAGCGCGGCGTGCTGCTCGATCTCGTGGTCGATGACCAGGACCACACCGCGCAACGTATCCGCGATGGCAGCGTGCAAGGCGCGGTCACCACCCAGGCCGAACCGGTGCAGGGTTGCCGTGCCACGCGTCTGGGGCGTATGCGTTATCACGCGGTGTGTTCGCCTGAATTTCTGGCGCAGCACTTTGCTTCTGGTGTGACGCGTGAAACGCTGCGTCATGCTCCTTGTGTTGTCTTCAATCCGAAAGACCAGTTACAGCAGCGCTTTATACGCCGTATTACGCGTGCTGAACTGGAGCCGCCGCTGCACTGGATTCCGCATGTCGCCGGGTTCTTGCGCGCGTGTGTCATGGGGCTGGGCTGGGGCATGTGCCCGGAGCGGATGATCGCGCCGCATCTGGCGCGCGGCGAGCTGGTGGCCTTGATGCCAGGACGGCCGCTCGATGTCGATCTGTACTGGCAGAGCTGGCGGCTGTCGATTGGCTGGCTCGATGATTTTGGTGTGATGCTGCGCACGCGCTGTAAGGCCTGGCTGGATTAAATTCTGTGGCTTTACAATTTATTTAAAATGTGAATTGTATGTAATTAATTAGAAAGATTGGAGTAATTTTTTGCCGCATGGCTTGATGGTTTTTCCATATTCTGTGATCTCACATCATTTTGAGGTTAACTGATCATGGAAATTACTTCAGTCAATAGAAATTACTCCGCGCCTGATTATTTGTCGGAGAACGAGAAAAAATCTTCCGCGCGTAAGCGTGATGAGAAATCACGGTTAATGGGTTTATCCGGGCAGCAGTCAAAAATAAGGAAAGAAAATCCACAAATAAAAAATCCGCCTGCGCCTGGGTTGCACGAGAGCGTGAGAGTCCGTCGTGAAAATAATGGTGAGGCTCATGGACAGGAGCCGAAATTAAACAAAAATTATCCCGATATTAATCGGGGTTTATATTCCAGGGGTGAAAAAAAGCAGGGCGGAGGTACTTCTTCGTCATCAGATAAAAACACGGGTAAAGTTGGGCACGAGCAGTCAGATCCAGAAAAACCGACAGGCCTGGGAGAACCTGCGCCGCCTGAAGCTTATATCCAGGAGCCGCCCAGGAAGAGCGGCGATTTAAATATAGATCCTCCACTTTATTCAGAATTTGATCCTTTGTTATATCCCAATAGTAAGAAGGGGCAGGTTTCAGGAGCGCCAATATCCTCATCGGATAAGAATAAAGATAAAAAAGGCCCGCTAATTCCAGCAAAATCACCGAACCCGGTAGGGTCTGCGTCGCCAGGCCAGCTACCAGGCCGGTTACCGGGTCAGCTACCAGGGCAGACACCAGCTGAGCGGCCAGAACAACGGCCGAATGCCCCGGATTCAGGTAGGACCACTACGCCAACGTCACCAACGTCACCAACGTCGCCAACGTCACCAACGTCACCAACGTCACCAACGTCACCAACGTCACCAACGTCACCAACGTCACCAACGTCACCAACGTCACCAACGTGGCCAACGTCGCCAACGTCGCCAACGTCGCCAACGTCGCCAACGTCGCCAACGTCGCCAACGCCGCCAACGCCGCCAACGTCGCCAACGTCACCAACGTCACCAACGTCACCAACGTCACCAACGTCACCAACGTCACCAACGTCACCAACGCCACCAACGCCACCAACGCCGCCAACGTCACCAACGTCACCAACGTCACCAACGTCACCAACGCCGCCAACGCCGCCAACGCCGCCAACGCCGCCAACGCCACCAACGCCACCAACGCCACCAACGCCACCAACGCCGCCAGGCTCTATAGCAGGCGAAGCAGCTGGTACCCTCGCAAGCATGGCGGTATCAGAATCTGCAGCAAACGCTGCGGCTTCACGTGAGACGGAAAAAGTTAATAAAGGCGATAAAGGCGATAAAAATACGAAAAACAAGAATCTCTATCCAATAGAGCAACATAACGGTAAAAATACCGTCACAATCGGGGATAAACAATACGAGGTCGTGCCGGAGGCCTCGCCAGATCATGTCAGGTTAAAAAATGTCGAGACAGATAAATATGAACCGGGTAATTTCATGCAAAAAAATAAACAGGTCGTGAAAGTTGGGCTAGAAGGTGGTGCGCCACCCCAGGATTTACATTCTGTATTAGAGCAAGTGAGTAGTGGGAGTATAAAAGAAGCTAGCAAAAAATCGGTTGCGACTGAATGGGAGACGGAACGTAATAAACATCCGGAGATCTATCAGGCAGCAAATAAAGAGATGCTGAAATTATATGATGAGCGTAATAAACCGCTGGATGAATCTGTTGCTCAGCTATTGAGGAAGGTGCCGCAAGAATTAGCGCCTCTCGCAAACGATTCGGAAAAACTGAATACTGTTTATAGTTATCTGTCAAATCCGAAGAGCCCGCCGCTTAATCAGCCACTTAACTCGAATGAGCTGGCTTATCTTGGTGCGGCAGCGAGGATGCGCAATATCGAAAAATTAAGATTGACAGAAAAGAATAACTTCGATGATTTGAATCGTGAGTATAGAAAAATTCAAGGTGGACAAGCCAGCGAGGCTTTTTCATATCTGCAGGCTATACCCATCGCACGGGCCGGACAGGGCGGTTCTGGGGTCAATGGATTTTGTTTTTCCGCTAGCGCGGCGGCACAAATCGTCAATCAATCGCCTAAAGATTTCCCGGGTCGGAGCTTTGCTGAAAAAATGAACAATCTATTTGATAAAACTGCGGACACGAAAGGTGATGGCAAAACCAGTAGTCGTCTGACAGACTGGCTTCTGGATTTTACAAAAAATCAGCAGATAGGCTTGAAACTGAATAATAAGGGTTATATGGACAGTCAAAAAATGAAAGGGGGCGGTGTAGTCAAAGGGCCAGACAGGTTTAACGAAGGTACGTATGAGACAAGCTGGGATCGAATTGGTGAAGCCGCTAAATCAAATCTGAAAAATGGCGAAACTTTATTTTTGTCGGTGCCGAACCATGAGATCTCCATTTCACGCCATTCGCTTCCCTACACCATGCAGAATTCATATGTCGTGGTTGACGCAGATCATGGTGTATTCAAACTGGATGGTAGTAGACGATTGCAGAAATTCTTCCAGACTTTAGCCCCCAGGTATTATCACCCGGAGGATGTCACAAAATTTTCAGATAGAACCGTGACTTTAAGAAAGTTTCAGCCGGGGTTAATCGAGAAAACCGTGGGCAAGGATGGTTATACGCTGCCTCAAGTATTGCGAGGCGAATGGCACAAGTCGCCGGCAACCGCAGCCCAGGCGCCTCAACCTTCCACTTCCGGCACGGTGGGTTGATGGTCTGATATCTGATGTTTGATGCCGACGCCAGAGGACGCGGTTTCATGGCGCTCCAATGTGGCTGAACGGAGCCTGTGATGCGGCTCGCCAGACATACCTTCTTGCCTGGCGAGCCGTTTTTGGCCTCAACCCATGCGCCCCAGGCTCGCCTACGGCGTCTCAGGCACGGGCACCGCATCGGCGGGTGCTGGATCGCGTGTTTCCGGCATGGCGGCCCACACCAGCAGCACCGCCAGCGCACCCGCCGCGGCAAGGCCAAAGAAGCTCACGGTATTGCCAAAGTGATCGGCGATAAAGCCCGCCGCCGCCGTGCTGAGCGTTGCGCCGATCCCGGCTGACAAGCCAAAGAGCCCGATGCACAGGTTGTAGCGCCCCTTGTCGCCCGCGACATCGGCGGCGATCAGCGGCAGCATCACGCCGAAAACAGCCGCGCTTAAACCATCGAGCATTTGCACGGGCACGAGCAGGTAAGGGCTACTCACGCCGGCAAACAGCAGCGCGCGCAGTGGCAGCGCGCTAAAGCCGAGCAGCAGGATCGGCCGGCGTCCCCAGCGTTGCGCCGAGCGCCCCACCCACGGCGACATCATGGCGACGATCGCTTGCGGCACGACGATGCACGCGGCGATGATCAGTTGCACGTGGTCGCCCATGCTGGCGGTGACTTCGCCTGCCGCCAGATTGAGCATGGCGGCGTTCGACAGATGGAACAGCACGATGCAGGCGGCGAAGGTCAGCATGCGCCGGTCGCGCAGCAGCTCACGCAGGGTTTCGCGGTCTTCCTTTTCGGATGACGTGATGGCCTTCTTGCCGCCAGACGCGCTGGCGGGCTTCGCGCTGGCCTGGTTGGCCTGGTGAATCATGCTCAGCGCGAACAGCGCAGGCAGCGCCAGCACGGCAGTGAGCCAGAACACGGCGCGCGGCGACACATACTCGCCGCACAACCCCATCAGCCCCGCGGCTACCGCGCTGCCGATCGAGGCCCAGCGCGCGTTGCGCCCGAGCCGGTCGCCGAGGTTCTGGCGTCCGACGAGCGCAAACGAGAGCGCCGCCATCGCGGGCACCAGCATGCAACTGGCGAAACCGTGGAACACCTCGGCGGCCATCACCGCGAGCATCGTCGGGCTGACGGCCAGCAACACGGCGCTGAGAATGATGGCGACGATCGCCCAGAACGCCGCGGCTTTCTTGTTGCGCATTGCATCGACGGCCGCACCGGCCGGCACCTGGCTGACCATCGCACTGATCGTGCCGACGGACAGCGCCATGCCAATTTCGCCCTGGGTCCATTTGTGCGAGGCGAGATACGACGCAATGAACGGCCCAAAGCCGGTTTGTACGTTAGCGACGAAAAAATTCAGCCAGTCGAGGGCAAGCAGGCTACGAACCTGGATTGAATACCGGCCGCTCATCGGTGGCCCCGGCTTCGGCTCGCCGCGCGGGTAGCGGCTGAAGAAGCGGCCGAAGCAGGCTTCGTGACGGTGACAGGAGCAGGGACCGCAGGAGAGATGGCATGCACGACGGGCTGGTTGACGAGGTACGGCGGCGAGGCCTTGAGCTGCGCGTCATCGAGATCGAGCTGGAGTTGCAGCACCTTGTTACGGGTGACGAAATGCAAGGCGTTCCAGTCGACGGCGATGCTGTGGCGGCCGGGCGCGACAATGTCGTTGACGTCGAGCACCAACGCCTGAGGCTGCGCCC from Paraburkholderia hayleyella encodes:
- a CDS encoding LysE/ArgO family amino acid transporter encodes the protein MQEAQWLAFSHGVLLCASLIATIGAQNAFVLRQGILRSHVGKIVALCALSDALLIGAGVGGAAVLVERYPVFVHTVLYVGLAYLAWFGFNALRRALRPQHAGLEAQAAVPGPNPSAQRALPVVLMTLAFTWLNPHVYLDTFLLIGTAGAREPQGARMAFALGAIAVSFVWFIALGFGARLLAPLFKRAMAWRVLDGAIGTMVLTIAALQLR
- a CDS encoding LysR family transcriptional regulator ArgP, with the translated sequence MLDYALLEALAAVVRQGSFERAAAGLNVTPSAVSQRIKLLEERLGSVLVKRGQPCVATASGALLCRHTERVQLLEADLGGQLPTWPGERSGQRPTLRVAVNDDSAATWFVDAVAPFCVERGVLLDLVVDDQDHTAQRIRDGSVQGAVTTQAEPVQGCRATRLGRMRYHAVCSPEFLAQHFASGVTRETLRHAPCVVFNPKDQLQQRFIRRITRAELEPPLHWIPHVAGFLRACVMGLGWGMCPERMIAPHLARGELVALMPGRPLDVDLYWQSWRLSIGWLDDFGVMLRTRCKAWLD
- a CDS encoding MFS transporter, translated to MSGRYSIQVRSLLALDWLNFFVANVQTGFGPFIASYLASHKWTQGEIGMALSVGTISAMVSQVPAGAAVDAMRNKKAAAFWAIVAIILSAVLLAVSPTMLAVMAAEVFHGFASCMLVPAMAALSFALVGRQNLGDRLGRNARWASIGSAVAAGLMGLCGEYVSPRAVFWLTAVLALPALFALSMIHQANQASAKPASASGGKKAITSSEKEDRETLRELLRDRRMLTFAACIVLFHLSNAAMLNLAAGEVTASMGDHVQLIIAACIVVPQAIVAMMSPWVGRSAQRWGRRPILLLGFSALPLRALLFAGVSSPYLLVPVQMLDGLSAAVFGVMLPLIAADVAGDKGRYNLCIGLFGLSAGIGATLSTAAAGFIADHFGNTVSFFGLAAAGALAVLLVWAAMPETRDPAPADAVPVPETP